CGCGACCTTGCACTTTCAACACCGGCCTCGGAGAGCGATCTCCGGGGCCGGTGCGTTTCTCCCCCACGTTTCCGTGACCTTCGCCGCTCGACGAGCCCGCCGCGCGCGTGGACCTCGTTCGCGCAGAGAGCGCCGTGGGCGAGAAGGAGCGCGCACGACGAGGGCGTTCTGGGCGGCGTTCGCGCTCTCTGTCCTCCGGGGATAGAGAAGCCGAGAGCGTTCAACAGCGGAGGGCCTTCGGGCAGGACGGAGCCGTTGATGGTTAACTGGCCACTGGGCGAACGCGGGCGAAGCGGGAGGGCGCCGCCTCGTGCTCGCTGTTGATCGCCGGGTCACCAGGGAGGCGCCGGCTCCCGCCCGCAGAACCGCCTGGCGGGCGTTCAAGCCCTAGTCGTTCGCGAGGTCATGCTGAGCCGCCCGGCGATGGGATGAAGCCCCGCCGCCCCTGATCGTTCCCGGTGAACAGCACTACGTTCACGTCACCGATGGCGCCGTCGCTGGGGAGTTGCCTACGGTTCTCGATGATGATGACCTGCGCATCTCCGAAGGACGACTTCACGCTGTCCCAGAAGTGTTTCTTGATGTCCTGCGGGAACTCGGTCTCACCGGCATCCGGCTTCTCGTACACGATCAGCGGCGAGTCGATGAGCACGAGGTTGGGGAACGGCCTCTCCTCTCGAACGCAGTACCGAAGCAACGCGAGGTTGAATGCCGCGCGGAAGATCGCTCGGACACCCTTTCCATGCGTTCGCCGCGCTCGACCGGAGATGACGACGTCCTGGTCCTTCTCGCTGAAGGTGACGCGATCGAGGTTCGGGTAGCGCCACTCACGAAGAAGCGACTCCACCTCCTTGCTGAACGGCTCGGCTTGACCGGTGCTGACGGTGGATGCCGGACCTTCGGCGCGCTCCCTCTTCTGCGGGGTGTTGGCCTCTGCCAGGAGGCCTTCCAGTTCCTGCACACGTTCAAGAAGCTCCAGGGCCTTCTTGCACGCATCACGGCGTGCGCGGATGTCGTCGACCTTCTTGGCGGCGACGTCCACGCGTTGCTCAAGTACGGTCTTCAGTTCCGCCGCGACCGCATCGAACTCGCCTTGGAGCACATCCCGCTCGCTCGTCAGTTGCTCCACCTCGGCGGCGGTGGTCGCGCGCGTCGACTGGAGGTCCTGGAGGAGCCTGATGGTCTTGGCGGATTCGGCCTTACAAGCCTGGGAAACATCCGCAGGTGCGAGTCGCTCCATCCGATGTGAATTGTCGTGGTGTTCCGCCTGCGCACCGCACATCGGGCACCGCTCCTCCTTGAGCTGGTCGAGCCTCACGCCGGCCTCGGAGATCGCCTCCAGACGTCGCAAGTCGGACGCGTACTGCTCATGGAGGAGGTCGAATCGCTTCTGCAGCTCCGAGAGCACGTTGAGCTTCGATTCGGATGCTCGCAGCCGCTGCCATGCACCACGGCGCTTCGCCTCCAACGGGGAAGCATTCTTCTGTTCCGCGTCCCGTTCCGCCATTGCCTGCTGGAGGGCCGCCTCAAGTCGGGCGAGCCGATCGCGCTCGTCGAGGAGGCTTCCCACCTCGCCGACATCGGCCAACCCCTCGCGGGCTTTCTGCAGCAGCACCTCGAGGACCTCGGCCTTTCCCTCTTTCCGCCCCTTCGCGACCTTCGGGTCCTCCTTCGCGATGACCGAAGAGTCATCCGTGCCCGTCAGCAGAAGGCGGAAGACACCGCTCTCAACGGTCTTGTGAATGACCTGCCCACTCAGGACCGGCGACGTCTCCTTGATGACGGTTTCTTCGTCGATGAGGATGAGTGGCGCGATGTCCCGGAAGCTCAGCGGGCGCGTTGTCCCCTGCTTGTTGATGCGGACCTTCTTGCTGCCGAGCCCGGACAACTCAAGGAGGAACTGCGAGACCGTGTCCTCTTTGCCGCCTTGGTGCTTCGCCGCGAGGATGCGATCCGGCTCGCCCTGCGTCGTGAGGCGGATGTCTCCTCCGCGAATGCTTCGCTCGAGCGTGAAGATGCGCTTGTCGTGGTTCGACTCGATCTCGAGGATGACGGTCGTGTAGCGCTCGACCTCGGGGATTTCCTTGGGCGGCTCACCGCTGCCCAACGCATAGTCGATGCATTGGGCGATGAAGCTCTTCCCGGAGTCTGAAGGCCCCGCGATCACGTTCAGCCCTCGCGTGAACGCCACCTCGGCGGCCGGCAAACCGGGCCCGGTGAGAACAAGTCGTCGAAGGGCAAAGCCGAACTTCACGACGCCTCCTCTTCCCAGAGCACGGACTCCATCGTGAACTCGGCGCCCCACGTGCCGATGCGCTCACGAACCACTGCGTCGAGCTCGGCGTCGTCGAGCAGTCCGTAGCTATCGACGAGCCAGTCAGCCCTTGCCCGCAGGCCCGTGACGTACTCGGTGCTGAGGGCGTCGAGGAAACCTGCGGACTTGTCCGTGGCCGTGAAGAAGATGCCGCCATCCTGATAGACGCGCTCGATGAGGCCTCGGCTCTGGTAGAGGAGTAGCCCCTCTTGGAGCACGCCGCGCCGCACGAAGATCTCGCCGCCGCGATGAGGGGTCTGCGGGTGAAGGCCTGCAGGGCCGCCGGGCATGTCATCCGAGTGCACGCTCAAGTAGTCAAACACCACGAGGCGTTCGAGCGAGTACGAGGCCGGGTACGCGGCGGTGAGGATGCACAGCGCACGGAGCCCGAGTTCTACCGGCCCGTTGAACAGCGCGACGTCCTTGAGCGGCTTCTCCGACGTCACTTCACCCACCGAACCTTTCCGTCGTTCGCGAGTTGGTGGCAGATGCCGCCACGATCCCGGACGTGAATTCGAGTGTGAAGGGGGTGGGCTGCCAGCGGCAGAATGCGCGCCGTCTTCACCACAGCCACGACACGCCGGTATCCATCGACGTGGACATCGCGCACGTCGTCCTTGATGCCTGCGTGAACCTCGTCTTGAAGCTTCTCGAACTCGCCCGGAGGCAATGTGTCGCGCGAGAATGTGCGCAAGGACTCGGCGCTGTAGAACTCGACGCGGGAATCGGCGAAGTGCTCCCGAAGGTCATCGCGCGCAGCGAGGTCGTCGACGTCGTTCACGTCCTGCTTCAGATGATCGCCGTACGCCCGCAGGAGTTCGCGCACGAAGACTGACTCAGTCGCCCCAGGCAAGACTGGAGGCGTGAGGGGGGCGGGGCGAAGCGGAAGTCCGCCGCCAAACCGAGCCGCGTGCCACCGGGTCTTCGCGTGCCCGTCGATGATCCGCAGTACCGGCGTGGCTTCGAAGATGGAGAAGTCGAGGCTCGCGATGTGCGCCTTCATCGCTGCGTCGCAGTCGACCTCCTCAGTATTGGTGATCCCCTCACGACAGTATTCATCCCAGTTCTTCAGGAGCCCATCGCGAAGGTCGTCAGCCTTCTTCAGCAGGTTCGACAACTTCGTGCCAGCCCCCTGCGGCGCGATGAAGCGGTATCGGCGCGGATAGGTGTAGTCGCCTCGCTTCGTGTAATAAGCGAGCTTCCCCAGCTCGACCCAGATGTCCGTGGGCTTGAGCGACTCCTTGTAGTGCTTGCACTGGTAGTTGTCCCACGCCCCGTTCCCGCCCTTCACGGTCGCAATGACGTCTCGGCCCATGTCGCCGGCGCCACCACACCGCTCGACGAGCTCGTACTCATCGCGAAGCGAGTCGACCCACTCGTGGACGAAGACCTCCCACTGCGACGCGCTGAACAGCTTGATGCGGTCCTCGGGATGGACCGGCAGACCCGACGCCACGACGTCAGCAGCCAGTCCAGGCGGCGGCGTCGGCGGCTGCGGGATCGGAGCGGGCGGCGGAATCTTTTTCAAGCAGTGACCTCCGAATCGTCGAGGTGCAGCACCTCGATGAACCGCGCGAGGTGCGTCGTCGTCTCCGCGTCCTCGGGCGTGAGCAGGATCGGCTTGAACTTCGGGTCGTAGCTGACCGGCGACAGGCGAGCCCCCGTCGGCGTCAGTTCCCAGCGCTTGAACGTGAAGCCGCCGAGGCGTGGATCGTCCGGGTCCTCGCGGCGCACGAGGAGGTACTCGCCGGGCGCCGGAGCGGGCGCGCCAGCCGGGCCAATATGCTGCCAGAGGCACCACGCGCCGTCCGGCGCGACGCGGTTCATCGAATTGCCAACGACCCTGGCGACGAAGAGCCCAGGCCGCTTCGCCTTCCTGGCCTCGAGGTAGACGCGGCCGAGCTCTTCCGGGTCTTGGCCCTCGGAGAACGCCGTGGCGGCGGCCTTCAGGTCGTAGACCAGCACGGCCACACCCGTCGGCTCGCTGGCAATGGCCATCTTCTTCTGCTTGGCGGCCGACCCGCGCGACTGCCAGTACTTGTCGACCTGCGGGCTCACAAACCGGTAGTCGATGCCGAGCGTCGCGAAGTAGCGCTCAGCGAGCACGAGCTTGCGCCCCTCGTTGAGGAAGCGGAGCTTGTTGAGGTCGTCGCCACCCTTCGTCTCGCGCACCAATTCGAGCGAAATCGGCGCTCCCTTCTCGTGCCGGAGCACGCCCCAGTCCGGGTTGTAGTTGCCGATGATGCGCGGCAGCCCGATGCGGAAGCGCGGCGGGAACTTGAAGTAGACGACGAGGTTCTCCTCATCGGGTCGAAGATGCTCGTTGACGAACTTGCGCTCGACGTCCGAGTCGACCTGGACCTTGTCGTAGAGCGAGGTCGGCCCGCCGTCGATCAGCTCGCGCTGCACCTGGTCCAGCTCCGGCGGGAAAGCCAGTTCGATCGGCCCGATGTCGTCTTCGCGCGTGCCGGTATCTCGGAAGCGAAGCCGGTCGACGATATGGTCCTTCACCGTGTCGCCGACGATGCGCACGAAGGTGTTGGCCCAGCCTTCTGGGTGCGCGTGGAGCGTCACTTTTTGCTCCTGGCTTACGCCCTGGAAGATTCGCCAGAGCGTGGCGCGAGTCAGGAACGTCTCCTCGGCGGCGCGCCCGAAGAAGTCGGGGATCGGTTGGTCGACGTGTGCGGCCGCGACCTCGCGGGTGGGGTTGTTGTCGAGGCGGGTGCCGGAGAAGTGGTGGGTCTCGCTCTCGCTGATCTGCACCTCGTTCGTGAAGCGGACGCGCATCTCGCCGAGGTGGCGACCGATCTCCATCACCTTGAAACCACGCAGGTGCGGGTTGTGCGTCACCTGCGCGAGGTCCGTGTCCACTTTGACATTGACGATCTTCTCTTCGGCCGGGACGAGTCCGAGGTGCAGCTCCTCTGCCTCCGACGACAGCTCGCGGATGCGGAGCTGCGCGCCGTCGGTCCCGATCGCCTTCACGAACTCCAGCGTGTACTCGACGACAACAAAGCGCCCCTTCGTGACGGCCAGCATCGGCTTCGGAAAGGGCGTCGACGCCGGGTCATTGAGCCGGTCCGTTGCCTCCTTGATGAGCGCCTCGGTGTCGATGTCGATCGTGTACTCGAGGCGCTGGCAGAGCTTGTCCCAGAACTGCTTGAACTCGGCGTTCTGCGCGAGCGTATCGCGGCGCTTCGCGACGGCCTTCCCGGGCCGCGTCGGGGCCGGAGGCGCTTGATCGCCCGCCTCGCGGTACTCGGTCTGCAGCGTGCGGACGTAGGTCTCGTAGCTCTCGTTGGCGATGACGGTGAGCACGTTGAGCGCCGGATCGGTGAGCCGCTCGCCCTTCTGGTTCACACAGAGGCGCAGGCCGCGCCCGATCTCCTGGCGCTTCTTCATCACGCTCACCGTCTGGTTGAGCGTGCAGATCTGGAAGACGTTCGGGTTGTCCCAGCCCTCGCGCAGCGCAGAATGCGCGAAGATGAAGGCGACCTTGCTGCCCGGGTCCTTCTCGTTGGGGAACGAGAGCAAGACCTCCTTCTTGCGCATGATGAGCTCGAAGGCCTCCTTGGCCTCCTTCGAGTCCTCGCCCACCTCGTCGAGGAAGACCTCCTCCTCGGCGCCACCCTTCTTCTTCTTGGTCGTCTTGGCGAAGTAGGCCTCGCGGACCTCCTCGGCATCGAAGTGCTTGAAGTCAGGCTCCTTCTTCTTCAGCGCGTTGAAGCACTCGTCGAAGAGGTTCTTGATGCGCGGCGTGTCGCCCGTGTAGTTCGCGACGCGGTCGATGAAAAAGAGCGAGAGCACCTTTACGCCGTGCTTCTTCAGCTCGCGCTGGCGCGCGAAGTGACTCTTGATCGTCTCCTCGATCTGGAGCTTCCACGCCTGCTCTGACGACCCCTGAAGGTCGTCCTCGGTGGTGAGCATGCGCCCGCCGTCGCCGCCGCCATCCAGCTCGATGGCGGCGGGAAGCCCTTCGCCAGCGGCGCGGATGTTCGCGACCTTGAGCCCCTCGTGCTCAGGAAGCTTCGTCTGCTTGAAGATGCTCTCGCCCTGTTTGAAGGTCAGTTCCTTCGCGCGGGTCTCGTTGTTCCTCTCGAGGCACAGCGCGCGCACCTTGGCCACGGGCTTGGCCCCGCTGCGGGTCACGTCGAGCAAGCGCAACGTCGACTTGCCAGAGATGCCAAGCTCCGCGATGCCCGTGACCTGTACGTGCTTAACGAGACCGAGCCGGAAGGCCTGCACGGGCGTGAGCCGGTAGACAGGGTTTGGCTGGTCGTCGGCCTTGTGGGTCGCCGAGTAGCGCAGCACGAAGAGCGGGCGCAGCGTGCGGATCGCCTCCTTCGACTTCTCCGAGCCCATGTTCTGCGGCTCGTCGAGGATGACGATGGGGCGCGTGCGCTGAATCCACTGGTACGGCTTCAGCTCGCTGATGACGCTGTCGTTCGCCTTGTAGAGGTTGTTGCTCGCGCGGCTGAATGACTGAAGCGTCATGATGAGCAGCGACGGGAACACGTCGCGCGCGAAGGCCGGGACGATGCCGGGCTTCCCGCCGTCATAGACACGGCGCGAGAAGTTCGTGGTGCCGAAGAGGGCCTTGAAATGGTCCCTCATGTCGTCGAACGCTTTCTTAACGCCCTCGAGGATGGCGACCGAGGGCACCACGACGATGAACTTCGTGAAGCCGTAGCGCCGATGCAGCTCGAGCATCGTGCGCAGGTAGACGTAGGTCTTGCCGGTGCCCGTCTCCATCTCGATGGTGAAGTGCGGGCATGAGTGAGCATCGACACTGACGCCGTCGAGCATCACGCCGTCATCGCGCGTGAGGCGACCGACGGCGAGCGAGGCCTCGGGCTGTTCGGCGTTGTGGGCGTTCTGGATGCGGCGGAGGTTCTCCTCGATGAGGTCGTCGGCGAGGTCGTCCCACTCATCGGCGTTGCCAATGATGTCCTCGATGTTGAGGAACGACGCGGCGGCGCGCTTGTCGAGGCCATCGAAGAGTTCGGCGACGTTGTTCACCGCCGCGAGCTGGTGCGGGAGGTCCGCCTGGAAGGTGAAGAAGCTCATGCGCGCGCCACCTCAGAGGACCTTGAACGTGGAGTCGGCGAGCTTCAGCGCGTCGTAGAACCGGGCCTTGGCGACGTCGGTGAGCGCTTCGTCACGGCAGACGAAGATGTGGTTCTTCTTGTCGCGGAGCGCGTCGAGGAGGTCGTCGTCGACCTTCGGGTCGAGGCAGAGGAGCAGCGGCTGCGGCACGCGCGGGTTCTCGAAGCGCCAGAGCGTGTTGGCCGAGTCCTGCGGCACCTGCTCGCGCTTGGCGTCGAGCGGAAACCCGAGGAGCAACAGCACCTCGGTGAAGAGGTCGGCGGGCTGAATGTGCGCGAGCTTCTCCTTGAACATCGCGAGCTGCCCCTTCTCGAGCTGTTCGGCGGCGAGGTGCAGGGGGCGCGCGAGCGCGGGCGAATCCTCCTTGAAGACCCGGAAGCCGAGATCGCCCTTCACGCCCTCGGCCTTCATCGCGGTCGAGGCGCGGCGCAGGCGCTCGCAGGTGATTTGGTCGATGGTCTGGTAGTCGGACCCATCTACGCCCTCCGGAACTTGCACGAGGATGAAGCGCCGGGTGCCGCCGTCTTCGGCGTTGTGTTGGAAGACTGCATCGCCGGTGGTGCCCGAACCGGCGAAGAAGTCCAAGATGATGTCGTCGCCGCTGCTGACGTGCTCGATGATACGGCGGATTAGCTGTACGGGCTTGGGGTTGTCGAAGACTTTCCCTGGAACTCGGACGGCAAGGTCCCGTGTGCCATCGTCGGTGTTGCCGGCGTACTTGTGGTCCCAGAAGTTGATGGGCGTGAGTCCACGACTCTCGGATAGAAACATCTTGATGCTGGGCACGGCCGAACGTCCGTCTTTGCCCCAGTAGAGCAATCCCTCGCTCTGAAGGCGCTGAAACTCCTCCTTCGAGCGGCGCCATGCGTTCTTGGTAGGGAGCGTGGTTTCTCCTGTCGTGGGGTTCACGAGCGGGTAGCAAAGGTTGGGGCGTTCGTCTGGCGTCGCAGGATTCAGAAAGGACGCGCCTTTCCAAGGCCCTCGTGGATCGTTATCCGGGTTGGTGTATCGCGCGTCCGCCTCATCGCTTCTTGGGAGCAAGTTGACTGTGAACGCGTCTGAGCGCGCGTACACGAGGATGTGCTCAACAACCGTCGTGAAATCCACGGTGTTGTTGCTCCGCGTGTACCTCTTCTGCCAAATGACGTCCGTCTTGAAGTTCTCGGCGCCGAAGATCTCGTCCATGAGGTGGCGAAGGTTGTGTACCTCGTGGTCGTCGATCGAAATGAAGATCGCTCCGTCGTCGCGCAGGAGGCTACGAGCCACCCGTAGCCGTGGGTACATGAAGTTCAGCCAGTTCGAGTGGAATCGCCCGCTCGTCTGCGGGTTCGACACGAGCCGGCCATGGAGATCCGCCTGCCGCGTGTCTTGCAGGTACAGCTCCTCGTCAACGGCAAAGTTGTCTTTGTAGATGAAGTCGTTGCCGGTGTTGTACGGCGGGTCGATGTAGATGAGCTTGATCGAGCTCGCGTAGCTCTTCTGCAGCGCGAGCAGCACCTGCAGGTTGTCGCCGACGATCACCATGTTGCCGGTGGTGTCTTCGTCGACGCCCGCCTTGGGCACCGGGCGCAGCGTCACGTGCGGCGGCTGGTTGGCGAGCCTGCGCGCCTGCTGCTTGCCGGGCCATCTGAGGCCGTAGTGCTCGGTGTCAGGAGCGTCGCTCGCGCTGTCCTCAAGGACCTCACGCAGACGCTCGACGTTCACTCGGCCGTCCGTGAACACCTCGGGAAACAGATCGCGGAGCACTTCGAGGCGCTCTTCGCTGCTCGGACGACGTTCGATCTTCTCAGGCTTCATGCGCTCGTTCCCTCGTCTTCCACATCGATGCGCGCGGTCGCGGTCACGCCGCTATCGCGCCAATCCTGTTTCTCGGCGTCGCCGCCGAAGTCGGCGCTCGCGTCGCGCAGCGCCTGGTCAGCCCGCCCCGGCGACTGCGCGCGCACGAGCTGGCGGTACGAGGCGCAACCGAAGCGCGCGTCGCAGTTCAGGCACACGTCCTGTGCGAAGGGCACCTTGCCATCGGGTCGCGATGATGCCTTCAGCACTTCGAGGCTGGGCGGGCTGAATTTGCGGTCCTCGATGAGGTCGACGACGCGCCCGAAGCTCTCCATCACCTCGGCGACGACGTTGCCATCCACGGGCACCTCGAGCACAGGAGCCCACGCCTCCATCGCGGCCTGGATCTTCGCGGGCTCCCCGGCGCGCAGCGCGCGGTAGAGGGGCCTCGTCGGGCGCGTGGCGATCACCGCGACCTTGTCGAGCTGCCTACCACGCAGCCCCTTCCAGATGTGCGCGTAGACGTTGAGCTGGCGGTAGTGCGGCTCGACGTGATCGCGCGCGGCGTCGGCGTCGAGGTACGTCTTCAGGTCGTACATGACCGTCGACGAGCCGTCCTCGACGATGTCGACCACGCCCTCGAGCGTGTACTGGCGACCGGCGGGGCTCGTCTGCTCGGGCAACACGAGCCGCACTTCGGTCTCCTCGACCTGCGCGGCGAGCTCGCGCAGGCGGCGGTAGTAGAGCAGCACCTGCTGACGCGCGGACTCCTTAATGAACGGCGCGAGCGACCTGCCGCTCTCCTCGCGCAGTCGCTCGAAGTTCGCCTCGAAGGCCTCCATCAGGAAGCGCTCGTCGTCGGTCAGCGGCATCTCCCAGCTCATGCCGCACCTCCTGCCTGCTGCGCGGCCTTCTTCGCCTTGCGGGCCGCGATCATCCGGTGGTGCAAATCTTCGAGCGTCGCGTGGACGAGGCTGCCGAAGAACATCGTCTGCGTGCGGCTCGCCGCGAAGCCGTAGCGCTCGAACAGCATGTACTGGCGAGGGCACCGCTGGTACGCGAGGTAATCGCTCGTGTAGCTGAAGCGGCGCACGGCGGCGTCGGGCTCTTGCTTCGCCTTCGGCACGGAGCGCACGTCGAAGCCGGCGATGGGCGCGGCGGTGCGCATCAGCTCGTGAAACTCGGCGTCGACCTTCTGGCCCTGGCCCTTCGGATGCGCGAGGACAAGGAGGTTCTGTGCGCGAGAGAGCGCCACGTAGAACATCCGCATCGCGTCGAAGCCAGGCATGCGGTCGAGCGGCTCGCCACCGGGTGGGAGGAACGGGCGCACCAGCTCCTCGACCTTGCGGGCGCGACGCTGCGTGCGCGCGCTGCCGAGGACAACGACCGGGAACTCCAGCCCCTTGCTCTGGTGGATGGTGAGGAACGGAATGCGACCGCGCGGGAACGGATCTTCGGCGTCCTCGTACTCGCCTTCGCCCATGCGGAAGAGGGCAAACAGGAAGGCTTGGTAGAAGCCCCGCTGAAGCATCTCAGTCGCGAGGCCCTGACCGGTGATGAGCGGCGGGAA
This is a stretch of genomic DNA from Archangium violaceum. It encodes these proteins:
- a CDS encoding AAA family ATPase, producing the protein MKFGFALRRLVLTGPGLPAAEVAFTRGLNVIAGPSDSGKSFIAQCIDYALGSGEPPKEIPEVERYTTVILEIESNHDKRIFTLERSIRGGDIRLTTQGEPDRILAAKHQGGKEDTVSQFLLELSGLGSKKVRINKQGTTRPLSFRDIAPLILIDEETVIKETSPVLSGQVIHKTVESGVFRLLLTGTDDSSVIAKEDPKVAKGRKEGKAEVLEVLLQKAREGLADVGEVGSLLDERDRLARLEAALQQAMAERDAEQKNASPLEAKRRGAWQRLRASESKLNVLSELQKRFDLLHEQYASDLRRLEAISEAGVRLDQLKEERCPMCGAQAEHHDNSHRMERLAPADVSQACKAESAKTIRLLQDLQSTRATTAAEVEQLTSERDVLQGEFDAVAAELKTVLEQRVDVAAKKVDDIRARRDACKKALELLERVQELEGLLAEANTPQKRERAEGPASTVSTGQAEPFSKEVESLLREWRYPNLDRVTFSEKDQDVVISGRARRTHGKGVRAIFRAAFNLALLRYCVREERPFPNLVLIDSPLIVYEKPDAGETEFPQDIKKHFWDSVKSSFGDAQVIIIENRRQLPSDGAIGDVNVVLFTGNDQGRRGFIPSPGGSA
- a CDS encoding ABC-three component system middle component 2, coding for MGEVTSEKPLKDVALFNGPVELGLRALCILTAAYPASYSLERLVVFDYLSVHSDDMPGGPAGLHPQTPHRGGEIFVRRGVLQEGLLLYQSRGLIERVYQDGGIFFTATDKSAGFLDALSTEYVTGLRARADWLVDSYGLLDDAELDAVVRERIGTWGAEFTMESVLWEEEAS
- a CDS encoding ABC-three component system protein, whose translation is MKKIPPPAPIPQPPTPPPGLAADVVASGLPVHPEDRIKLFSASQWEVFVHEWVDSLRDEYELVERCGGAGDMGRDVIATVKGGNGAWDNYQCKHYKESLKPTDIWVELGKLAYYTKRGDYTYPRRYRFIAPQGAGTKLSNLLKKADDLRDGLLKNWDEYCREGITNTEEVDCDAAMKAHIASLDFSIFEATPVLRIIDGHAKTRWHAARFGGGLPLRPAPLTPPVLPGATESVFVRELLRAYGDHLKQDVNDVDDLAARDDLREHFADSRVEFYSAESLRTFSRDTLPPGEFEKLQDEVHAGIKDDVRDVHVDGYRRVVAVVKTARILPLAAHPLHTRIHVRDRGGICHQLANDGKVRWVK
- a CDS encoding DEAD/DEAH box helicase family protein, translating into MSFFTFQADLPHQLAAVNNVAELFDGLDKRAAASFLNIEDIIGNADEWDDLADDLIEENLRRIQNAHNAEQPEASLAVGRLTRDDGVMLDGVSVDAHSCPHFTIEMETGTGKTYVYLRTMLELHRRYGFTKFIVVVPSVAILEGVKKAFDDMRDHFKALFGTTNFSRRVYDGGKPGIVPAFARDVFPSLLIMTLQSFSRASNNLYKANDSVISELKPYQWIQRTRPIVILDEPQNMGSEKSKEAIRTLRPLFVLRYSATHKADDQPNPVYRLTPVQAFRLGLVKHVQVTGIAELGISGKSTLRLLDVTRSGAKPVAKVRALCLERNNETRAKELTFKQGESIFKQTKLPEHEGLKVANIRAAGEGLPAAIELDGGGDGGRMLTTEDDLQGSSEQAWKLQIEETIKSHFARQRELKKHGVKVLSLFFIDRVANYTGDTPRIKNLFDECFNALKKKEPDFKHFDAEEVREAYFAKTTKKKKGGAEEEVFLDEVGEDSKEAKEAFELIMRKKEVLLSFPNEKDPGSKVAFIFAHSALREGWDNPNVFQICTLNQTVSVMKKRQEIGRGLRLCVNQKGERLTDPALNVLTVIANESYETYVRTLQTEYREAGDQAPPAPTRPGKAVAKRRDTLAQNAEFKQFWDKLCQRLEYTIDIDTEALIKEATDRLNDPASTPFPKPMLAVTKGRFVVVEYTLEFVKAIGTDGAQLRIRELSSEAEELHLGLVPAEEKIVNVKVDTDLAQVTHNPHLRGFKVMEIGRHLGEMRVRFTNEVQISESETHHFSGTRLDNNPTREVAAAHVDQPIPDFFGRAAEETFLTRATLWRIFQGVSQEQKVTLHAHPEGWANTFVRIVGDTVKDHIVDRLRFRDTGTREDDIGPIELAFPPELDQVQRELIDGGPTSLYDKVQVDSDVERKFVNEHLRPDEENLVVYFKFPPRFRIGLPRIIGNYNPDWGVLRHEKGAPISLELVRETKGGDDLNKLRFLNEGRKLVLAERYFATLGIDYRFVSPQVDKYWQSRGSAAKQKKMAIASEPTGVAVLVYDLKAAATAFSEGQDPEELGRVYLEARKAKRPGLFVARVVGNSMNRVAPDGAWCLWQHIGPAGAPAPAPGEYLLVRREDPDDPRLGGFTFKRWELTPTGARLSPVSYDPKFKPILLTPEDAETTTHLARFIEVLHLDDSEVTA
- a CDS encoding site-specific DNA-methyltransferase; translation: MKPEKIERRPSSEERLEVLRDLFPEVFTDGRVNVERLREVLEDSASDAPDTEHYGLRWPGKQQARRLANQPPHVTLRPVPKAGVDEDTTGNMVIVGDNLQVLLALQKSYASSIKLIYIDPPYNTGNDFIYKDNFAVDEELYLQDTRQADLHGRLVSNPQTSGRFHSNWLNFMYPRLRVARSLLRDDGAIFISIDDHEVHNLRHLMDEIFGAENFKTDVIWQKRYTRSNNTVDFTTVVEHILVYARSDAFTVNLLPRSDEADARYTNPDNDPRGPWKGASFLNPATPDERPNLCYPLVNPTTGETTLPTKNAWRRSKEEFQRLQSEGLLYWGKDGRSAVPSIKMFLSESRGLTPINFWDHKYAGNTDDGTRDLAVRVPGKVFDNPKPVQLIRRIIEHVSSGDDIILDFFAGSGTTGDAVFQHNAEDGGTRRFILVQVPEGVDGSDYQTIDQITCERLRRASTAMKAEGVKGDLGFRVFKEDSPALARPLHLAAEQLEKGQLAMFKEKLAHIQPADLFTEVLLLLGFPLDAKREQVPQDSANTLWRFENPRVPQPLLLCLDPKVDDDLLDALRDKKNHIFVCRDEALTDVAKARFYDALKLADSTFKVL
- a CDS encoding PD-(D/E)XK nuclease family protein: MSWEMPLTDDERFLMEAFEANFERLREESGRSLAPFIKESARQQVLLYYRRLRELAAQVEETEVRLVLPEQTSPAGRQYTLEGVVDIVEDGSSTVMYDLKTYLDADAARDHVEPHYRQLNVYAHIWKGLRGRQLDKVAVIATRPTRPLYRALRAGEPAKIQAAMEAWAPVLEVPVDGNVVAEVMESFGRVVDLIEDRKFSPPSLEVLKASSRPDGKVPFAQDVCLNCDARFGCASYRQLVRAQSPGRADQALRDASADFGGDAEKQDWRDSGVTATARIDVEDEGTSA